The following proteins come from a genomic window of Deltaproteobacteria bacterium:
- a CDS encoding efflux RND transporter periplasmic adaptor subunit, giving the protein MSNGKLSVRSSPYPALSIDLARTGLRVSDLFAARKWGIWIAEAGLKRYYFTIVLMTNFRVNMMNHGRRTVSQRLIACLGCLVLCLSCAATAPWAQPPEGNAPPPAPVKVGLVTEETVDSRISLLGAARPWIETRVASEEPGIVLDMEVEEGDYVQKGDVLCQLDSSELNFQVREAEGAFGETKAQLERAKREMERQEALISKASVAQRAYDDALFEHRALTEKSKQLDASLNLIRDRLRKKTVRAPLSGVVVERFTQVGEWLNEGDAVAHLFLVDPSKVVVPVPEKYIQHLAVGDKATIAFDALEGEKFTGELYAIIPKGDEAARTFPVHIRLANPGRSVKPGMLARVNLGVGQPRKALLVSKDAIVLSGAERSVVKINDGKAVPVSVRMGDEYDGRVEVEGELKPGDQVVVRGNERLFPGQPVRILNEG; this is encoded by the coding sequence TTGAGCAACGGGAAGTTGAGCGTCAGGTCGAGCCCATATCCCGCTCTCTCGATCGACCTGGCACGTACCGGGTTGCGCGTTTCGGATCTCTTCGCTGCTCGGAAGTGGGGGATTTGGATTGCAGAGGCGGGCCTGAAGCGTTATTATTTTACGATTGTCTTAATGACCAACTTCAGGGTGAACATGATGAATCATGGCCGGCGAACCGTATCTCAACGTTTAATTGCATGCCTCGGATGTCTTGTCCTGTGTCTGTCATGTGCAGCCACCGCCCCGTGGGCTCAACCGCCCGAGGGAAACGCGCCTCCTCCCGCGCCCGTCAAAGTGGGCCTGGTGACCGAAGAGACCGTAGATAGTCGGATAAGCCTTCTCGGCGCCGCTCGCCCATGGATCGAAACGCGTGTAGCTTCGGAAGAACCAGGCATCGTTCTAGACATGGAAGTGGAAGAAGGCGACTATGTTCAAAAAGGCGACGTGCTCTGCCAATTGGACTCGTCCGAGCTGAATTTTCAGGTTCGAGAGGCCGAGGGCGCTTTCGGGGAAACCAAAGCGCAGCTCGAGCGCGCCAAAAGGGAAATGGAACGCCAGGAAGCGTTGATCAGTAAGGCCAGCGTGGCTCAAAGAGCATATGATGACGCCCTGTTCGAGCACAGGGCGTTAACGGAGAAGTCGAAACAACTCGATGCTTCTTTGAATTTGATCCGGGATCGTTTGAGAAAAAAAACCGTTCGTGCGCCTCTTTCAGGCGTGGTGGTGGAACGATTCACCCAAGTGGGGGAATGGCTTAACGAGGGCGATGCCGTAGCCCACCTTTTTCTTGTCGACCCCTCGAAGGTGGTGGTGCCCGTGCCGGAAAAGTACATCCAACACCTCGCCGTCGGAGACAAGGCGACCATTGCCTTCGATGCGTTGGAGGGTGAGAAATTCACCGGCGAGCTGTATGCAATTATCCCCAAAGGGGACGAAGCGGCGCGGACCTTTCCGGTGCACATTCGATTGGCCAATCCGGGAAGAAGCGTCAAACCCGGTATGCTGGCCAGAGTGAACCTGGGAGTGGGGCAACCCCGAAAGGCGCTGCTCGTTTCCAAGGATGCCATCGTGCTCAGCGGAGCGGAACGATCCGTAGTAAAGATCAACGACGGAAAAGCCGTTCCCGTTTCGGTTCGCATGGGCGACGAGTATGACGGCCGCGTGGAAGTGGAGGGTGAACTCAAGCCCGGAGACCAGGTGGTGGTTCGAGGAAATGAACGTCTCTTCCCTGGCCAACCGGTTCGCATATTGAACGAGGGATAG